From a region of the Mucilaginibacter auburnensis genome:
- a CDS encoding YpdA family putative bacillithiol disulfide reductase, translated as MLDLIIIGAGPIGIACGLRAQKEGLNFVIVEKGCLVNSLFNYPSTMTFFSTSEKLEIGGVPFVTINNKPNRAEALEYYRRVATSHNLPVKLFEAVQSITAEGGIYTVTSIKAVYQAKNVIIATGFYDVAVTLDIPGEDLSKVKHYYKDPHYFAMQKVVVVGSSNSAIDVALETHRKGAEVTLVIRGEEVSNRVKYWVRPDIVNRIKEGSIKAYFNSNLKAIREYEVDIETPEGVVTVSNDFVMAMTGYKPNFELLKKWGLNLSENKFIPQYNPETMETNLSGLYLAGVVCGGLDTHLWFIENSRVHAEMILDDIVSKR; from the coding sequence ATGCTTGATTTGATCATTATAGGTGCTGGCCCTATTGGTATTGCCTGTGGACTGCGCGCGCAAAAGGAAGGTTTGAATTTTGTTATTGTTGAAAAAGGCTGCCTGGTAAATTCATTGTTTAACTACCCGTCAACAATGACCTTCTTTTCCACTTCCGAAAAACTGGAGATTGGCGGCGTTCCATTTGTAACCATCAACAACAAGCCAAACCGTGCCGAAGCCCTTGAATATTACCGCAGGGTTGCTACATCTCATAATTTACCTGTAAAGCTTTTTGAAGCGGTGCAAAGCATAACCGCGGAGGGGGGGATATATACAGTTACAAGCATAAAAGCAGTTTACCAAGCTAAAAATGTAATTATCGCTACTGGCTTTTATGATGTTGCAGTAACGCTTGATATACCCGGCGAAGACCTGTCAAAGGTTAAACATTACTACAAAGACCCTCATTATTTTGCAATGCAAAAGGTGGTTGTAGTAGGCTCAAGCAACTCTGCCATTGATGTAGCATTAGAAACACACAGAAAGGGCGCCGAAGTTACGCTTGTTATTCGTGGTGAAGAAGTAAGTAACAGGGTTAAGTATTGGGTGCGTCCGGATATTGTGAACAGAATAAAGGAGGGGAGCATCAAGGCTTATTTTAATTCCAATTTAAAAGCTATTCGCGAATACGAAGTAGATATTGAAACGCCTGAAGGAGTAGTGACTGTTTCGAATGATTTTGTAATGGCCATGACGGGTTATAAACCCAATTTTGAGCTGCTAAAAAAATGGGGACTTAATTTATCTGAAAACAAATTTATCCCGCAATACAATCCTGAAACAATGGAAACTAACCTATCCGGTTTATATCTGGCGGGAGTGGTTTGCGGCGGATTGGATACACATTTATGGTTTATTGAAAACTCGCGGGTACATGCAGAAATGATATTAGATGATATAGTGTCAAAGCGATAA
- the ppnP gene encoding pyrimidine/purine nucleoside phosphorylase: MINVNEYFDGAVKSLGYASAEGKSTIGVIESGEYEFGTSSHETMIVIEGELIALLPDNNEWKSFTNGQSFEVPANSSFKVKATAQTSYLCKYK, encoded by the coding sequence ATGATAAACGTAAACGAATACTTTGATGGTGCTGTAAAATCGCTTGGCTATGCATCAGCTGAAGGTAAATCAACCATCGGCGTAATTGAAAGCGGCGAATACGAATTTGGCACATCAAGCCATGAAACAATGATAGTTATTGAAGGCGAGCTGATTGCTCTTTTACCAGACAATAACGAATGGAAAAGCTTTACCAATGGCCAATCATTTGAAGTGCCGGCCAACTCCTCATTCAAAGTAAAAGCTACAGCGCAAACCTCTTATTTGTGTAAATACAAATAA
- a CDS encoding cation diffusion facilitator family transporter, which translates to MASSKKSIYSALAANLLIAVTKFIAGAVSNSSAMIAEGVHSVVDTINQLLLLLGIRLSKKKPDKYHPLGYGKELYFWSFVVSIMIFGLGGGISIYQGILHILHPIELGNPKWSYVVLSLSIVFEGSSLIIAAIEFNKIRNGQSWWQAIVNSKDPSTFLVLFEDAAAVLGLLIVLICLWLSHHLNKPFIDGVASLLVGLLLVFVSMILARESRSLLMGEGISKKTKVRVRAIVEEDASVLRLMHLLSSYQSPEEVLLMLIVAFKPDQNTAQINDAIDRIRDHIKAEYRLIKFVIIQPEVYERRVDPNIQKYI; encoded by the coding sequence ATGGCCTCATCTAAAAAGTCAATTTACAGCGCGTTAGCAGCTAATTTGCTTATAGCAGTAACTAAATTTATTGCCGGCGCGGTGAGCAATAGTTCTGCCATGATAGCCGAGGGCGTGCACTCGGTTGTTGATACAATTAATCAGCTTTTGCTGCTGTTGGGTATACGGTTAAGCAAGAAAAAGCCCGATAAATACCATCCGCTTGGATATGGTAAGGAGCTTTATTTCTGGTCGTTTGTAGTGTCTATTATGATATTTGGGCTGGGTGGCGGTATATCCATTTACCAGGGCATATTGCATATTTTGCATCCAATAGAATTAGGTAACCCGAAGTGGAGCTATGTGGTGCTTTCGTTATCTATCGTATTTGAGGGATCGTCATTAATAATAGCCGCTATTGAATTTAACAAAATTAGAAATGGTCAAAGTTGGTGGCAGGCTATTGTTAACAGCAAAGATCCATCAACCTTCCTGGTGCTTTTTGAAGATGCCGCTGCTGTATTGGGTTTACTCATTGTATTAATTTGTTTGTGGCTGAGTCATCATTTAAATAAACCCTTTATTGATGGCGTTGCTTCATTACTTGTTGGTTTGCTATTGGTATTTGTATCAATGATACTGGCCAGGGAGAGCAGGAGCTTGTTAATGGGAGAGGGGATAAGCAAGAAAACAAAGGTCAGGGTTAGGGCAATAGTTGAAGAAGATGCCTCAGTGCTACGTTTAATGCATCTGCTCTCCAGTTACCAATCGCCGGAGGAGGTGCTGTTAATGCTGATTGTTGCATTTAAACCCGACCAAAACACAGCGCAGATAAATGATGCCATTGACCGCATTCGCGACCATATTAAAGCGGAATACAGGCTGATAAAATTCGTAATAATTCAGCCTGAGGTGTATGAAAGACGCGTTGACCCGAATATTCAAAAATATATTTAG
- a CDS encoding DUF4397 domain-containing protein, whose translation MKHLVKTHQIKNLFIASASLLFLSLGLSSCSKNNDEAQMGTSAVIAINAASSASTGQDFYVNNVKMNSSALAYSQNTGYVNVQNATNVQFKSAGTSTVNATSNVNFAAGKKYSVYFTDDNAIVYQENDQTAPSSGKARVRFVNLSQALSAKADVGLNAGAKFISDLAYKAVSAYNEVNAATTFSLYSAGSTSVLLNLPVTIQAGKIYTIYFSGKTTATINYQVVVEN comes from the coding sequence ATGAAACACTTAGTGAAAACACATCAAATTAAAAACCTATTCATCGCATCAGCTTCTTTATTATTTCTATCATTAGGCTTGTCCTCATGTTCAAAAAATAACGACGAAGCACAGATGGGTACATCAGCAGTAATTGCCATAAACGCAGCATCATCTGCGTCAACGGGGCAAGATTTTTATGTAAATAACGTAAAAATGAACTCATCCGCTTTGGCTTATTCGCAAAATACAGGTTATGTGAACGTTCAAAATGCAACTAACGTCCAGTTTAAATCAGCAGGTACATCTACAGTTAATGCAACTTCAAATGTAAACTTCGCTGCAGGCAAAAAGTACTCGGTTTACTTTACTGATGATAACGCCATTGTGTATCAGGAAAACGATCAAACTGCTCCATCATCAGGTAAAGCACGTGTTAGATTTGTAAACCTTAGCCAGGCATTATCTGCAAAAGCGGATGTTGGTTTAAACGCAGGCGCAAAATTCATTTCAGACCTTGCCTACAAAGCAGTTTCTGCTTACAACGAGGTTAATGCCGCCACTACATTTTCTTTATACTCAGCAGGTTCAACAAGCGTATTGTTAAACTTACCAGTTACTATTCAGGCCGGAAAAATTTATACTATTTATTTTTCAGGCAAAACAACTGCAACTATAAATTATCAGGTGGTTGTTGAAAATTAA
- a CDS encoding class I SAM-dependent methyltransferase, whose product MNYDYSKKAGNKEIRERFDNDVERFSNLDTGQLTTIDATVTMELCTEAAKYVNPIAKDLLDIGCGAGNYALKMLEKVSDLNCTLNDLSRPMLDRAKERVSAATTGRVTILQEDMRNLNLRDESFDIVLAAATLHHLRDDADWEHVFKNIYRMLKPGGSFWISDLITHDAEPLNRLFHQKYSDYLDTLGGPEYRKKVLDYIAYEDTPRSVNYQTDLLKKVGFKQVEILHKNSWFAAFGGVK is encoded by the coding sequence ATGAATTACGATTACTCAAAAAAAGCAGGCAATAAAGAGATACGCGAACGTTTTGACAACGATGTTGAACGATTTTCAAACCTCGACACCGGACAGTTAACTACTATTGATGCCACCGTTACAATGGAACTTTGTACTGAAGCAGCCAAATATGTCAACCCAATCGCTAAAGATCTGTTAGACATTGGTTGCGGCGCCGGTAACTACGCTTTAAAAATGCTTGAAAAAGTAAGCGATTTGAACTGCACGCTTAATGATTTAAGCAGGCCGATGTTAGATAGAGCAAAGGAACGTGTTAGCGCGGCTACTACTGGCAGGGTAACTATTTTACAGGAGGATATGCGCAACCTTAACTTACGTGATGAGAGCTTTGATATAGTATTAGCCGCCGCTACTTTACATCATTTGAGAGATGATGCAGATTGGGAACATGTTTTTAAAAACATATACCGTATGCTTAAACCGGGGGGCAGTTTTTGGATATCAGACCTGATAACACATGATGCTGAACCACTCAACCGTTTGTTCCATCAAAAGTACAGTGATTATCTGGACACATTAGGCGGACCGGAGTACCGTAAAAAAGTACTTGATTATATTGCTTATGAGGACACTCCGCGTTCAGTAAACTATCAAACAGATCTATTGAAAAAAGTTGGCTTTAAACAAGTTGAAATACTGCATAAAAACTCATGGTTTGCTGCGTTTGGCGGAGTAAAATAA
- a CDS encoding N-acetyltransferase, giving the protein MTIQDFDIQVASAQHVDYAQQICDEMANSAKARGTGIAQRSPEYVANKMLEGKAVIALHKDGTWAGFCYIETWSHGDFVANSGLIVSPEFRKVGLAKSIKHKIFELSRKKYPEAKLFGLTTGLAVMKINSELGYEPVTYSELTQDEEFWKGCRSCVNYDILTSKERKNCMCTAMLFDPAEKQKEQENKLEKITHKANLFKRIETAIKSFGQSLDESLK; this is encoded by the coding sequence ATGACCATACAAGATTTTGATATACAGGTAGCATCCGCACAACACGTTGATTATGCTCAGCAAATTTGCGATGAGATGGCCAATTCTGCCAAAGCACGCGGTACAGGCATTGCCCAGCGCTCGCCTGAGTATGTTGCCAATAAGATGCTGGAAGGAAAGGCGGTTATAGCGTTGCATAAAGATGGTACATGGGCAGGCTTTTGCTACATTGAAACATGGAGCCATGGCGACTTTGTTGCTAACTCCGGCTTGATAGTTTCTCCTGAATTTAGAAAAGTGGGCTTGGCTAAGTCTATCAAGCATAAAATTTTCGAGCTTTCTCGTAAAAAATATCCTGAGGCTAAGCTATTTGGTTTAACTACGGGGCTCGCGGTGATGAAGATCAACTCGGAGTTAGGTTATGAACCTGTAACTTATTCAGAACTTACGCAGGATGAAGAGTTTTGGAAGGGCTGCCGCAGTTGCGTTAATTATGATATTTTAACCAGCAAAGAGCGTAAAAACTGTATGTGTACAGCTATGCTGTTTGACCCCGCCGAAAAACAAAAGGAACAGGAGAACAAGCTGGAAAAAATAACTCACAAAGCTAATTTGTTTAAACGTATTGAAACTGCTATAAAGAGTTTTGGGCAAAGTTTGGACGAGTCTTTAAAATAG
- a CDS encoding GNAT family N-acetyltransferase, protein MIELTVKRITANEADLVAELFDKYRIFYKQESEMALAESFINDRLSNNESVIYVALWDNKPVGFTQLYPKYSSMRAVKNWILNDLYVDEAYRNKGIASKLIQAAMDFAKANKAKFVQLETQTDNFNAQRLYESVGFIQQQPDTEFMVYRKAVDNN, encoded by the coding sequence ATGATAGAGTTAACTGTTAAACGCATAACGGCGAATGAGGCTGATCTGGTTGCAGAACTGTTTGATAAATACAGAATATTTTATAAACAAGAATCGGAAATGGCGTTAGCTGAAAGTTTCATTAATGATAGGCTTAGTAATAACGAGTCGGTTATTTATGTTGCTTTATGGGACAATAAGCCGGTAGGTTTCACGCAGCTTTATCCAAAGTACTCGTCTATGCGAGCGGTGAAGAATTGGATATTGAATGACCTGTATGTAGATGAAGCCTATAGAAACAAAGGAATTGCGTCAAAACTGATACAAGCTGCAATGGATTTTGCAAAAGCTAACAAGGCTAAGTTTGTGCAGTTGGAAACGCAGACTGATAATTTTAATGCCCAACGCTTATACGAATCTGTTGGGTTTATACAACAGCAACCGGATACCGAGTTCATGGTGTACCGTAAGGCCGTTGATAACAACTAA
- a CDS encoding aspartate aminotransferase family protein, which translates to MKLFDVYPINPINIVKGVGSLVYDDKGQEYLDLYGGHAVISIGHTHPHYVKRLEDQLHKIGFYSNSIEIPLQAQLAEKLGKVSGKEDYQLFLCNSGAEANENAMKLASFYNGKKKVICFTGAFHGRTSLAVAVTDNPKIVPPVNESDNVVRLPWKDEAALEQAFAEHEISSVIIEGIQGVGGIQVAPESFLQKIRTLCDEHNAVFIADSIQCGYGRSGKFYSHDYAGVDADIYTMAKGIGNGFPIGAISISPKIQPAYGMLGTTFGGNHLACAAALAVLEVMEEDKLIQNAAERGSYLIEELKKFDQINEVRGRGLMIGIDLPAELAHAKKDLLFKHHIFTGEAKPNVIRLLPALNLTKAHADQFLEAFSKVLRPL; encoded by the coding sequence ATGAAACTATTCGACGTATATCCAATTAATCCTATCAACATTGTAAAAGGTGTTGGCAGTTTAGTTTATGATGATAAAGGCCAGGAATACCTGGACCTATATGGCGGTCATGCCGTAATTTCTATTGGTCACACACATCCGCACTACGTAAAACGATTGGAAGACCAGTTGCATAAAATAGGGTTTTACTCTAATTCTATTGAGATTCCTTTACAGGCTCAATTAGCTGAAAAGCTGGGTAAAGTGTCGGGGAAAGAAGATTATCAATTATTTTTGTGTAATTCAGGTGCTGAAGCCAACGAGAATGCCATGAAACTGGCCTCGTTCTATAACGGTAAAAAGAAAGTGATCTGCTTTACAGGAGCATTTCACGGACGTACATCGCTGGCTGTTGCTGTTACTGATAACCCTAAGATTGTTCCACCGGTTAATGAGAGCGACAATGTGGTACGCCTGCCATGGAAAGATGAAGCCGCTTTGGAGCAAGCTTTTGCCGAGCATGAAATATCGTCGGTTATAATTGAAGGTATTCAGGGTGTGGGTGGCATACAGGTAGCGCCGGAAAGCTTCCTGCAGAAGATCAGAACACTTTGCGATGAGCACAACGCGGTATTTATTGCTGATTCGATTCAGTGCGGTTACGGTCGTTCAGGTAAATTTTACTCCCATGATTATGCCGGTGTTGACGCGGATATTTACACCATGGCTAAGGGCATAGGCAATGGCTTCCCAATTGGAGCTATTAGTATATCTCCAAAAATACAGCCTGCTTATGGCATGTTGGGCACTACCTTCGGCGGAAACCATTTAGCTTGCGCTGCTGCTTTGGCTGTGCTGGAAGTAATGGAAGAGGATAAACTGATACAGAATGCTGCCGAACGCGGATCTTATTTGATCGAAGAACTTAAGAAGTTTGATCAGATTAACGAGGTGCGTGGTAGGGGCTTGATGATAGGCATTGATCTGCCGGCCGAGTTGGCTCATGCAAAAAAAGATCTGCTGTTTAAGCATCATATATTCACCGGCGAAGCCAAACCAAATGTGATAAGGCTTTTACCTGCACTAAATTTAACTAAAGCACACGCCGACCAGTTTTTAGAGGCGTTTAGTAAAGTATTGCGCCCCCTCTAA
- a CDS encoding LysR family transcriptional regulator codes for MEIRHLIYFKTVAELLHFRKAAEALFISQPPLSRQIKELEDELGAQLFVRTNKRVQLTDAGSYFLHEVDGILTRLEESKRVTKQIHEAESGELRIGYISSLYQPRMAMVLKLLRENFPYVKTSLFERPTIKQIEALEQGRLDVGILRAPVQSTKLKVNSLYFEPFMLVMQAKHTLPISQNDIGGVIRNMPFIFFNKEYAPHYHASLLEICSRLGFVPNIIHEANNVHSILQLVEAGLGVSILPLSAKNDNKQLQFISLAHIPVKTEVVLAYKAAHQNAALKWFIENYSE; via the coding sequence ATGGAAATACGACATCTTATTTATTTTAAAACGGTGGCAGAGCTTCTGCACTTTAGGAAAGCCGCCGAGGCGCTGTTTATATCTCAGCCCCCGCTAAGCAGACAGATAAAAGAATTGGAGGATGAATTGGGCGCACAATTATTTGTCCGAACTAATAAGAGGGTGCAACTTACAGATGCCGGAAGCTATTTTTTACATGAAGTAGATGGTATACTAACGCGGCTTGAAGAAAGCAAACGTGTTACAAAACAAATACACGAGGCGGAAAGCGGAGAGTTGCGTATTGGTTATATCAGCTCACTTTATCAGCCTCGAATGGCAATGGTTCTTAAATTGTTGCGAGAAAATTTCCCCTACGTTAAAACCAGTTTGTTTGAACGACCTACAATTAAACAGATAGAGGCGCTTGAACAAGGGAGGTTAGATGTTGGCATTTTGAGAGCTCCGGTACAGTCTACTAAACTGAAGGTAAATAGTTTGTATTTTGAACCATTTATGTTGGTGATGCAGGCAAAGCATACCCTTCCAATCTCACAAAACGATATTGGGGGAGTTATTAGAAACATGCCTTTCATATTTTTTAATAAAGAATATGCTCCGCATTACCACGCAAGCTTGTTAGAAATTTGCAGCAGGCTGGGTTTTGTACCTAACATTATTCACGAAGCCAATAATGTGCATTCTATTTTGCAATTAGTAGAAGCTGGGTTAGGTGTTTCAATATTGCCCTTATCAGCAAAAAATGATAACAAGCAATTGCAGTTTATATCTTTAGCTCATATTCCTGTTAAAACAGAGGTTGTTCTGGCTTATAAAGCTGCGCATCAAAACGCTGCGCTTAAATGGTTTATTGAAAACTACTCCGAATAA
- a CDS encoding cupin domain-containing protein produces MEAVSNTFNQVPPLGGGGGVFSKSECIAHYTWGDDCHGWTFVDTEALSVKQELMPPDTAEQLHYHEKASQVFFILKGRALFTIDGVETELREQQGMEILPGRKHMIDNRQQADLEFILYSYPSTKNDRVNC; encoded by the coding sequence ATGGAAGCGGTGTCAAATACATTCAATCAGGTTCCCCCTTTAGGGGGCGGAGGGGGTGTGTTTTCAAAGAGCGAGTGTATAGCGCATTACACCTGGGGCGATGATTGCCATGGGTGGACCTTTGTTGACACCGAAGCATTGTCTGTTAAGCAAGAATTGATGCCACCTGATACTGCCGAGCAACTGCATTATCATGAAAAGGCATCACAAGTGTTTTTTATTTTAAAAGGTCGCGCACTCTTCACTATTGACGGTGTTGAAACCGAGTTAAGGGAGCAGCAGGGTATGGAAATATTACCTGGTAGGAAGCATATGATTGATAACCGCCAACAAGCAGACCTGGAATTTATTTTATACAGTTATCCATCAACAAAAAATGATAGAGTTAACTGTTAA
- the argC gene encoding N-acetyl-gamma-glutamyl-phosphate reductase: protein MTKIKAGIVGGAGYTGGEMLRILINHPDVDIAFVHSNSNAGNHIYEVHTDLFGDTDMRFTDALSTDVDVLFLCVGHGDARKFLDANPIPDRVKIIDLSQDFRLSATSTHGDKSFVYGLPELNKETIKSAQNIANPGCFATTLQLGLLPLAAKGLLNSEVHISATTGSTGAGQSLATTSHFTWRNDNLSVYKAFGHQHLNEIGQSLNQLQPDFGQTLNFIPYRGDFTRGIFAAIHLDSQLEEDEALKLYHDFYAEHPFTHVTSRNIDLKQVVNTNKVFLQIKKHGSKLFIISILDNLLKGASGQAVQNMNLLFCLDERAGLRLKAAAF from the coding sequence ATGACTAAAATAAAAGCAGGAATAGTGGGTGGAGCAGGTTATACCGGCGGTGAAATGCTGCGGATCCTGATCAATCACCCTGACGTTGATATAGCTTTTGTACACAGCAACAGCAATGCAGGTAACCATATTTACGAGGTGCACACCGATTTGTTTGGTGATACCGACATGCGCTTTACCGATGCGTTATCAACCGATGTTGATGTGCTGTTTTTATGCGTAGGTCATGGTGATGCGCGCAAGTTTTTAGATGCTAACCCAATTCCGGATAGGGTTAAGATAATCGACTTAAGTCAGGATTTCAGGCTTTCTGCAACATCTACTCATGGCGACAAAAGCTTTGTGTATGGTTTGCCTGAGTTGAATAAGGAAACTATTAAATCGGCTCAGAACATTGCTAATCCGGGTTGCTTTGCAACTACTTTACAGTTGGGCTTATTGCCTTTGGCTGCAAAAGGTTTGTTGAACAGTGAGGTGCATATATCTGCTACCACAGGTTCAACAGGAGCGGGACAAAGCCTTGCAACTACGTCGCATTTTACATGGCGTAATGATAACCTTTCTGTTTATAAGGCATTTGGTCATCAGCACTTAAATGAGATAGGGCAATCACTCAACCAATTACAGCCTGATTTTGGTCAGACGCTGAATTTTATTCCTTATCGCGGCGACTTTACCCGCGGTATATTCGCTGCTATCCATTTAGATAGCCAGTTGGAGGAGGATGAGGCTTTGAAGCTTTATCATGATTTTTACGCCGAACATCCGTTTACGCACGTAACCAGCAGAAATATTGACTTAAAACAGGTAGTTAACACCAATAAAGTGTTTTTGCAGATTAAAAAACATGGCAGTAAACTTTTTATAATAAGCATTTTAGACAATTTACTTAAAGGCGCGTCAGGACAAGCCGTTCAAAACATGAACCTACTATTTTGCCTGGATGAACGCGCCGGCTTACGACTCAAAGCAGCAGCCTTTTAA
- the argG gene encoding argininosuccinate synthase, with amino-acid sequence MEKKKVVLAYSGGLDTSFCCIYLTRDLGYEVHSVIVNTGGFSEEELKTVEKRAYEMGVTSHHVVDETKNFYNTCVRYLIYGNVLKNNTYPLSVSAERVSQATAIANYAKEIGAEFVAHGSTGAGNDQVRFDMIFNILIPNVGIITPIRDLKLSREAEIEYLKKHGVEMNFEKAKYSINKGIWGTSVGGKETLTSNLGLPEDAWPTQVTATETKNVELEFEKGELVGLNGVKFDHPTKVIQELQAIAGSYGVGRDIHVGDTIIGIKGRVGFEAAAPMIIIKAHHTLEKHTLTKWQLTWKDQLSMFYGNWLHEGQFHDPIMRNMEAFLTDTQKQVSGKVFVELQPYRFQVVGIESDHDLMSNKFGSYGEMNNAWSGEDVKGFSKIFGNQVMIYHKVNATEA; translated from the coding sequence ATGGAAAAAAAGAAAGTAGTTTTAGCTTATAGCGGTGGATTAGACACCTCATTTTGCTGTATTTATCTTACAAGAGATTTAGGTTACGAAGTGCATTCGGTAATTGTAAACACCGGCGGTTTTAGTGAAGAAGAGCTGAAAACGGTTGAAAAACGCGCTTATGAAATGGGTGTAACCTCTCACCATGTGGTTGATGAGACTAAGAACTTTTACAATACCTGCGTGCGCTATTTAATTTACGGTAACGTACTTAAGAATAATACTTACCCGCTATCTGTAAGCGCTGAGCGCGTTAGCCAGGCTACAGCTATTGCTAATTATGCTAAAGAGATAGGCGCTGAGTTTGTTGCACATGGCAGCACCGGTGCGGGTAACGACCAGGTTAGGTTTGATATGATCTTCAATATCCTCATTCCTAACGTAGGTATCATTACGCCAATACGCGATTTGAAATTGAGCCGTGAAGCAGAGATAGAATATCTTAAAAAACATGGTGTTGAAATGAATTTTGAAAAGGCCAAGTATTCTATCAACAAGGGCATATGGGGTACATCTGTAGGTGGTAAAGAAACGCTTACTTCAAACCTTGGTTTACCTGAAGATGCATGGCCAACTCAGGTTACTGCAACCGAAACAAAAAACGTTGAGTTGGAGTTTGAGAAAGGCGAGTTAGTTGGGTTAAATGGCGTAAAATTTGACCATCCAACCAAAGTGATACAAGAGCTGCAAGCTATTGCCGGTTCTTATGGTGTTGGTAGAGATATTCACGTTGGTGACACCATTATCGGAATAAAAGGTCGTGTTGGTTTTGAGGCTGCTGCACCAATGATCATCATTAAAGCGCACCATACTTTAGAGAAACACACACTAACCAAATGGCAGTTAACGTGGAAAGATCAGTTATCTATGTTCTACGGTAACTGGCTGCATGAAGGACAGTTCCACGACCCAATTATGCGTAATATGGAAGCCTTCCTTACCGATACGCAGAAACAGGTAAGCGGTAAAGTATTTGTTGAATTACAGCCTTACCGTTTCCAGGTTGTAGGCATCGAGTCTGACCACGATTTAATGTCAAACAAATTTGGCAGCTACGGTGAAATGAACAACGCATGGAGTGGGGAAGACGTCAAAGGCTTCTCTAAAATATTTGGTAATCAGGTAATGATCTACCATAAAGTAAATGCCACCGAAGCTTAA
- a CDS encoding GAF domain-containing sensor histidine kinase, with protein MFHPPVPKNEFERVLDLSEFDLDYSSLEDNFKDLARLAANVAGTKISLVNLIDSFTQWSVSNHGLEIDQMPREDSVCQYTIMGDTPFEVADLAVDERFKDKFYVTDDPNLRYYYGLPLTTPEGNNIGALCMLDKELKTISPEKTELLKIIANEIVNRLRALKVINDLKGKLKQADETKKKVAHDIRGPLGGIIGLAQIISEQGKTNQIDEVLEFINLIQKSGKSLLELADEILTAEETKAPGADEFNLILLKDKLEKLYSPQARNKNINFGVHLSPDTATVPFSKNKLLQIIGNLISNAMKFTPEGGQVRVSLTLQTEKDTPTMLQIIVSDSGVGLSAEAIDQILGGISATTKGTEGEKGYGFGLALVTHLVHGLNGTFHIKSKPGEGATFEIQLPQLVV; from the coding sequence ATGTTTCATCCACCTGTCCCGAAAAACGAATTTGAAAGGGTTTTAGATCTTTCAGAATTTGACCTGGATTACAGTAGTTTAGAAGATAATTTTAAAGACCTTGCCCGGCTTGCAGCTAACGTTGCAGGTACAAAAATATCATTGGTTAATCTTATTGATTCATTTACCCAATGGAGTGTATCAAACCATGGTTTGGAAATAGATCAAATGCCGCGCGAGGACTCGGTTTGTCAATATACCATAATGGGTGACACGCCATTTGAAGTGGCCGACCTTGCAGTTGATGAACGTTTTAAGGATAAGTTTTATGTAACCGATGACCCAAACCTGAGGTATTATTATGGTTTACCACTTACAACGCCGGAAGGTAACAACATTGGCGCTTTGTGCATGCTCGACAAAGAACTAAAAACTATCTCTCCGGAAAAGACCGAACTATTAAAGATAATAGCCAACGAGATAGTTAATCGTTTGCGGGCTCTTAAGGTGATAAACGATTTAAAGGGAAAGCTAAAACAGGCGGATGAAACCAAAAAGAAAGTTGCTCATGATATACGGGGCCCCTTAGGTGGCATAATTGGTTTGGCCCAAATTATAAGTGAGCAGGGTAAAACCAATCAGATTGATGAGGTTTTGGAGTTTATTAATTTGATACAGAAAAGTGGTAAATCGCTTTTAGAACTGGCCGATGAGATACTTACTGCCGAAGAGACAAAAGCCCCGGGGGCTGATGAGTTTAATCTTATTTTATTGAAGGATAAGTTGGAGAAGTTATACAGTCCGCAAGCGCGGAATAAAAATATTAATTTCGGTGTGCATTTATCGCCGGATACCGCTACTGTTCCTTTTTCAAAAAATAAATTGCTGCAAATAATAGGTAACCTCATATCTAACGCTATGAAGTTTACACCCGAAGGTGGTCAGGTAAGAGTGTCATTAACTTTGCAAACCGAAAAAGACACCCCAACAATGCTGCAAATTATTGTTAGTGATAGTGGGGTTGGATTGTCGGCGGAGGCGATCGATCAAATTTTGGGTGGTATTTCTGCAACAACAAAAGGTACAGAAGGCGAAAAGGGTTACGGGTTTGGTTTAGCGCTGGTTACACATTTGGTGCATGGCTTGAACGGTACATTCCATATTAAATCAAAGCCAGGCGAAGGTGCAACCTTTGAAATACAATTACCGCAACTGGTAGTTTAA